A genome region from Triticum aestivum cultivar Chinese Spring chromosome 2B, IWGSC CS RefSeq v2.1, whole genome shotgun sequence includes the following:
- the LOC123043044 gene encoding ryanodine receptor 1 isoform X1, translating into MGGGEITAATEEEDEEDELTTSEAEEEEEDELTASGEEEDEEDELKSSEEEEDEEDELTASEEKEDEEDYLTASEEKGDEEDYLTASEEKEDEEDELTSSEEEEGEEDELTASENEEMEECGITAAEEEHDEEDEITTSAASKLEEDEITTAAEEEDDGVLLFPAHLFDSLQELVIYGCPEMVLMNPPTLVPVGGWFQALRSLQRLSIQLSPKFLSAFPFSRHLFPSSLQFVALWGVEDMGTLEPLSNLSFLTRLELIGCGKDLKCQGLRSLLTTRGQLDELRVFGSTMFFAGWDPNPRQSLGGVEGEEQQTQLVSSTVQKLSTDDAAGLLAAPICSFLSSSLTKLELHGDGSEGMKCFSKEQEDALQLLSSLQLLKFHGFNDLQQLPAGLRNITSLKILSIEFCRTISSLPKDGLPDSLQELRVKYSCLKLTLQCRGLEGTIPEIDIR; encoded by the coding sequence ATGGGAGGAGGTGAAATAACAGCAGCGacagaggaagaggatgaggaagatGAATTGACGACAtcagaagcggaagaggaagaggaagatgaattGACGGCAtcgggagaggaagaggatgaggaagatgaattgaagtcatcagaagaggaagaggatgaggaagatGAATTGACGGCATCAGAAGAGAAAGAGGATGAGGAAGATTATTTGACGGCATCAGAAGAGAAAGGGGATGAGGAAGATTATTTGACGGCATCAGAAGAGAAAGAGGATGAGGAAGATGAATTGACCTCATCAGAAGAGGAAGAGGGTGAGGAAGATGAATTGACGGCATCAgaaaatgaagaaatggaggaatgTGGAATAACAGCAGCAGAAGAGGAACATGATGAGGAAGATGAAATAACAACATCAGCAGCATCAAAGTTGGAGGAAGATGAAATAACAACAGCagcagaggaagaggatgatggGGTGCTGCTCTTCCCAGCTCATCTCTTTGACTCACTACAGGAGTTGGTCATCTATGGTTGCCCAGAGATGGTCCTGATGAACCCACCAACTCTTGTTCCTGTAGGAGGATGGTTCCAAGCCTTGAGATCTCTCCAGAGATTAAGTATACAGCTCTCCCCAAAGTTTCTGTCTGCCTTCCCGTTTTCCCGTCACCTTTTCCCTTCCTCCCTGCAGTTTGTGGCGCTTTGGGGTGTGGAAGACATGGGGACACTGGAGCCCCTCTCAAACCTCTCCTTTCTTACCAGATTGGAATTGATTGGTTGCGGAAAAGATCTGAAATGTCAGGGCTTGCGCTCTCTCCTTACCACCAGGGGCCAGCTCGACGAATTAAGAGTCTTTGGCAGCACTATGTTCTTTGCTGGTTGGGATCCCAATCCTAGGCAGTCTTTGGGGGGTGTCGAGGGAGAAGAGCAGCAGACACAACTTGTTTCATCCACAGTGCAGAAGCTCAGCACTGATGACGCAGCGGGACTCCTTGCTGCACCCATCTGCAGcttcctctcttcctccctcaCCAAGCTGGAACTTCATGGGGATGGGTCTGAAGGGATGAAGTGCTTCAGCAAGGAGCAGGAGGACGCCCTTCAGCTCCTCTCCTCCCTCCAGCTACTTAAGTTTCATGGTTTCAACGACCTTCAACAACTCCCTGCAGGGCTGCGCAACATTACCAGCCTCAAGATATTATCAATCGAATTCTGTCGAACCATCTCATCGTTGCCCAAGGATGGCCTCCCTGATTCACTCCAAGAGCTACGTGTCAAATACAGCTGCCTGAAGCTAACACTGCAGTGCAGGGGGTTAGAGGGAACCATCCCAGAAATCGATATACGCTGA
- the LOC123043044 gene encoding putative disease resistance protein RGA1 isoform X2, with the protein MGMYVALRAAQWVVGKALAPVANGMLGAWAATKNFGPNVDALSTELLLVKATLEQAAYKELGGPAMEMLLQKLRDSAQNAEDLLDELDYFRIHDELHGTHDAADQHGEGGVHNLALNARHTAKAVGKLVNCCPWQRSKRRQSSHDDSSSAQDANQVVRGCMPKLGKLLPCTFSPHSHVHGDDDDHGNGQETPKLEFNRVDFSQRMKDTVGKLQLMRNEINKILQGCSLRTVSNIAQSRPITKGRIDEPKLYGRDRVMNSTIHDITNGQYCGKGLTVLPVVGPGGVGKTTLIQHIYDNQQVQDHFPVMIWIFVSLDFNLDKVLEQIKRSTPQVRSEKKCSTTEELIEQRLKSKRFLLVLDDIWRISNGDDWGKLLSTLNQSQEKGCIILVTTRFQSIAQNVKTTADSIELGGLESKEFRKLFLAFVFGSEQCGKDKHFLLETGDKIMEKLKGSPLAAKTVGRLLSKDLSLCHWKRVLKSKEWEKQTDGNGIMPALKLSYDFLPFHLQQCFFYSALFPEDYHFRSRELINLWIGLDILIPGGQNQTCEDIGLSNLNALVIHGFFREEETSAGPRYVMHDLLHDLALKVASHDCLSLHLPNDGSVEVQPSIRHLSISTEDLVKYDAVSSEKLRSELEEIKTRLKVEHLHTLMLFGKMDESFSEVFGDFFGEANALRVLYLPNMMYPVQSMLHNFSGLVHLRCLCLGTRVRQMHLPISISKFYHLRILDLVSWEGSRDLPEDMSNLAKLCHIHIRFHQRHSDICNVGKFKLLEELNVFRVHEESKGFEPSQLEHLTKLRELGIYNLEKIHTIEEAAEAKLIEKNYLKRLALVWDSGRSSVEPVMEALVLESLQPHEDIQVLCIRGHRGPSCPTWLGDEFAAEGLQSLYLYGVSWEIFPSLGKAWDLRQLRLVDIARPKVFIIEKSFCMLTKLELIGLASFEKWVLPAEHAHMFPLLQRLTIRKCPRLLGLPFSNHIVSPYWFPKLQHVDIQDCPEFSSVIPISWVERIESLRLVTIRSVKLLKWFQYSKSADGVKLAIFGKGDLYSLDQVLVFYKEAGLEKLALKRCPPLELKHLLMLTSLKTLFVEESDGLVGPLGGQGDVEWQLPVEHIQIERLNGNSGKELTELLPHLPRLSKLEIKFCGNIKHNSNGVDEDEITTSAASKLEEDEITTAAEEEDDGVLLFPAHLFDSLQELVIYGCPEMVLMNPPTLVPVGGWFQALRSLQRLSIQLSPKFLSAFPFSRHLFPSSLQFVALWGVEDMGTLEPLSNLSFLTRLELIGCGKDLKCQGLRSLLTTRGQLDELRVFGSTMFFAGWDPNPRQSLGGVEGEEQQTQLVSSTVQKLSTDDAAGLLAAPICSFLSSSLTKLELHGDGSEGMKCFSKEQEDALQLLSSLQLLKFHGFNDLQQLPAGLRNITSLKILSIEFCRTISSLPKDGLPDSLQELRVKYSCLKLTLQCRGLEGTIPEIDIR; encoded by the exons ATGGGAATGTACGTGGCGCTCCGTGCGGCGCAATGGGTGGTGGGCAAGGCACTAGCCCCCGTTGCCAATGGCATGCTAGGGGCTTGGGCAGCCACCAAGAACTTTGGTCCCAACGTCGATGCCCTCAGCACGGAGTTGCTGCTTGTGAAGGCCACGCTTGAGCAAGCTGCCTACAAGGAGCTTGGAGGCCCGGCAATGGAGATGCTGCTGCAGAAGCTGCGGGACTCGGCGCAGAATGCTGAAGACTTGTTGGATGAGCTGGACTACTTTCGCATCCACGATGAGCTCCATGGCACGCACGATGCTGCCGACCAGCACGGCGAAGGTGGCGTGCACAACCTCGCCCTCAATGCTCGGCACACCGCCAAAGCTGTTGGCAAACTGGTCAACTGTTGCCCTTGGCAGCGTTCTAAGCGCCGACAGAGCTCACACGACGATTCCTCCTCAGCGCAAGATGCCAATCAGGTGGTCAGGGGATGCATGCCCAAGCTCGGTAAACTCCTACCTTGCACATTTTCCCCACATTCACATGTTCATGGTGATGATGACGATCATGGCAATGGGCAAGAAACACCAAAACTTGAGTTTAATAGGGTTGATTTCTCTCAAAGGATGAAGGATACTGTAGGGAAACTGCAGCTTATGCGTAATGAGATTAACAAGATTTTGCAGGGTTGTAGCCTTAGAACTGTCTCAAATATAGCCCAGAGCCGTCCCATCACCAAAGGTCGAATTGATGAGCCAAAATTGTACGGGAGGGACCGTGTCATGAATAGCACCATACATGATATCACCAATGGTCAGTACTGTGGCAAGGGGCTAACTGTGCTTCCGGTTGTTGGTCCAGGGGGAGTGGGGAAGACAACTTTGATACAACACATATATGACAACCAACAAGTGCAGGATCATTTTCCAGTCATGATTTGGATATTTGTGTCCCTCGATTTCAATCTGGATAAGGTGCTAGAACAGATTAAAAGATCTACCCCTCAAGTTAGAAGTGAAAAAAAGTGCAGTACAACAGAAGAGTTGATTGAACAGAGATTAAAATCTAAAAGGTTCTTACTTGTCTTGGACGATATATGGCGGATTAGTAATGGGGATGACTGGGGGAAATTATTGTCAACACTCAATCAATCACAAGAAAAGGGTTGTATCATTCTAGTCACAACTCGGTTTCAATCAATAGCACAGAATGTTAAAACAACTGCCGATTCAATAGAACTGGGTGGTTTAGAATCTAAAGAGTTTAGGAAGTTATTCCTTGCATTTGTCTTTGGCAGTGAGCAATGTGGAAAGGATAAACATTTTTTGCTTGAGACTGGAGATAAGATAATGGAAAAACTAAAGGGATCCCCTCTTGCAGCAAAGACCGTTGGTAGATTATTGAGTAAAGATCTTAGTTTGTGTCATTGGAAAAGGGTCCTAAAAAGCAAAGAATGGGAGAAGCAGACCGATGGCAATGGAATTATGCCTGCCTTGAAGCTTAGCTATGACTTTCTCCCTTTCCATCTGCAACAATGTTTTTTCTATTCTGCATTGTTTCCTGAAGATTACCATTTCAGAAGCCGTGAGCTCATCAATCTGTGGATCGGACTAGATATTTTGATACCTGGTGGTCAAAACCAAACATGTGAAGATATAGGTTTGAGCAATCTAAATGCTTTAGTCATCCATGGATTTTTTAGAGAAGAGGAAACTTCTGCTGGTCCGCGTTATGTTATGCATGACCTACTGCATGATTTGGCATTGAAGGTTGCATCACATGATTGTCTTAGTTTACATCTCCCTAATGATGGATCAGTAGAAGTTCAGCCATCAATCCGTCACTTGTCTATAAGCACAGAGGACTTAGTGAAATATGATGCAGTGTCCAGTGAAAAGTTAAGGAGTGAATTGGAAGAAATAAAGACGAGATTGAAGGTTGAACATTTGCATACACTGATGTTATTTGGAAAAATGGATGAAAGTTTTTCTGAGGTATTTGGTGATTTCTTTGGGGAAGCAAACGCTCTTCGTGTTCTTTATTTGCCCAACATGATGTATCCTGTGCAGTCCATGTTACATAACTTTTCAGGACTTGTCCACCTACGATGCCTATGTCTAGGGACAAGGGTGAGACAGATGCATTTACCAATTAGCATCTCCAAATTCTACCATTTAAGGATTCTAGACCTTGTGTCATGGGAAGGGAGTCGTGATTTGCCTGAAGACATGAGCAACCTTGCAAAGTTGTGCCATATTCATATTCGTTTTCATCAGCGTCATTCTGATATTTGTAATGTGGGGAAATTTAAACTCTTGGAAGAGTTAAATGTATTTCGAGTCCATGAAGAAAGTAAAGGATTTGAACCAAGTCAACTAGAGCATTTGACCAAGCTAAGGGAGCTTGGCATCTACAACCTTGAGAAAATACATACAATAGAAGAAGCAGCTGAAGCAAAACTGATAGAGAAAAACTACTTGAAGAGGTTAGCATTGGTTTGGGATAGTGGGCGCTCTAGTGTTGAGCCTGTTATGGAAGCATTGGTTCTTGAGAGCCTTCAACCCCATGAAGATATCCAAGTGTTGTGCATTAGAGGGCACAGAGGCCCTTCTTGTCCAACATGGCTGGGTGATGAGTTTGCTGCTGAAGGTCTACAATCTCTTTATCTTTATGGTGTTTCTTGGGAAATTTTCCCTTCTTTAGGGAAGGCGTGGGATCTTCGTCAACTAAGGTTGGTGGATATTGCCAGACCGAAGGTGTTTATTATAGAGAAAAGCTTTTGCATGCTAACAAAGCTTGAACTCATTGGCCTAGCAAGTTTTGAGAAATGGGTTCTCCCAGCTGAACATGCTCATATGTTCCCTCTTTTGCAAcggttgactataagaaagtgcccgAGATTATTGGGGTTGCCTTTTTCAAACCACATTGTTTCCCCATATTGGTTTCCCAAACTACAACATGTTGATATACAGGACTGTCCAGAATTCTCGTCAGTGATTCCCATCTCCTGGGTTGAAAGGATTGAAAGTCTGCGTCTTGTCACGATTAGAAGCGTCAAGCTACTAAAGTGGTTTCAATACTCAAAATCAGCCGATGGAGTAAAATTGGCAATTTTTGGAAAAGGTGATCTATATAGCTTAGATCAAGTGTTAGTTTTTTATAAGGAAGCAGGCCTTGAGAAGCTAGCACTCAAGAGGTGCCCACCTCTAGAATTGAAGCACCTTCTGATGCTAACCTCGTTGAAGACATTGTTTGTAGAAGAATCAGATGGTCTGGTTGGACCACTAGGTGGCCAGGGTGATGTGGAATGGCAGCTCCCTGTTGAGCATATCCAGATCGAGCGCTTAAACGGTAATAGTGGGAAGGAATTGACAGAGCTCCTCCCCCATCTCCCAAGGCTCTCCAAGTTGGAAATAAAGTTTTGTGGCAACATAAAACA CAACAGTAATGGGGTGGAT GAAGATGAAATAACAACATCAGCAGCATCAAAGTTGGAGGAAGATGAAATAACAACAGCagcagaggaagaggatgatggGGTGCTGCTCTTCCCAGCTCATCTCTTTGACTCACTACAGGAGTTGGTCATCTATGGTTGCCCAGAGATGGTCCTGATGAACCCACCAACTCTTGTTCCTGTAGGAGGATGGTTCCAAGCCTTGAGATCTCTCCAGAGATTAAGTATACAGCTCTCCCCAAAGTTTCTGTCTGCCTTCCCGTTTTCCCGTCACCTTTTCCCTTCCTCCCTGCAGTTTGTGGCGCTTTGGGGTGTGGAAGACATGGGGACACTGGAGCCCCTCTCAAACCTCTCCTTTCTTACCAGATTGGAATTGATTGGTTGCGGAAAAGATCTGAAATGTCAGGGCTTGCGCTCTCTCCTTACCACCAGGGGCCAGCTCGACGAATTAAGAGTCTTTGGCAGCACTATGTTCTTTGCTGGTTGGGATCCCAATCCTAGGCAGTCTTTGGGGGGTGTCGAGGGAGAAGAGCAGCAGACACAACTTGTTTCATCCACAGTGCAGAAGCTCAGCACTGATGACGCAGCGGGACTCCTTGCTGCACCCATCTGCAGcttcctctcttcctccctcaCCAAGCTGGAACTTCATGGGGATGGGTCTGAAGGGATGAAGTGCTTCAGCAAGGAGCAGGAGGACGCCCTTCAGCTCCTCTCCTCCCTCCAGCTACTTAAGTTTCATGGTTTCAACGACCTTCAACAACTCCCTGCAGGGCTGCGCAACATTACCAGCCTCAAGATATTATCAATCGAATTCTGTCGAACCATCTCATCGTTGCCCAAGGATGGCCTCCCTGATTCACTCCAAGAGCTACGTGTCAAATACAGCTGCCTGAAGCTAACACTGCAGTGCAGGGGGTTAGAGGGAACCATCCCAGAAATCGATATACGCTGA